In one Oscillospiraceae bacterium genomic region, the following are encoded:
- the atpA_4 gene encoding V-type ATP synthase alpha chain: MTSGKIVKVSGPLVVATGLADANMADVVRVGEQRLIGEILTMNGDSASIQVYEETSGLGPGASVETTGSPLAVELGPGLIENIYDGIQRPLEEIMKRAGATITRGIEVPAISREKKWHFEPTVKAGDKVEGGDVIGTVRETPVVVHKIMVPPKMRGTIDTILSGDFTVEETVAVLSDENGDKRPLTMMQKWPVRVGRPYKHKYPPTAPLLSGQRIVDTMFPIAKGGTAAIPGPFGSGKTVMQHQLAKWSDVDIVVYIGCGERGNEMTDVLREFPELKDPRTGESLMKRTVLIANTSDMPVAAREASIYTGITIAEYFRDMGYDVAVIADSTSRWAEALREMSGRLEEMPGEEGYPAYLSSRLAQFYERAGSVECITSQGERRGSLTAVGAVSPPGGDLSEPVSQGTMRIVKVFWALDASLAYRRHFPAINWLNSYSLYLDSLKPWFDEKLGKEFLVDRDKAMSILQEEESLNEIVQLVGKDSLSPSDQLTLETAKMIREDFLQQNSFVDIDCYSSYERQKKLLGMILSYDKLCRAAIDKGAPVMELFEIAARERIGRAKSVPDETCMQVYDEIAAEMAREIDAIAERGGQD, from the coding sequence TTGACTAGCGGAAAGATCGTAAAAGTCTCCGGCCCGCTGGTGGTTGCCACCGGCCTGGCGGACGCCAACATGGCAGACGTGGTCCGCGTGGGCGAACAGCGCCTGATCGGCGAGATCCTCACCATGAACGGCGACTCCGCCTCCATCCAGGTCTACGAGGAGACCTCCGGCCTGGGCCCCGGCGCGTCGGTGGAGACCACCGGCTCCCCCCTGGCGGTGGAGCTTGGGCCCGGCCTTATCGAGAACATCTACGACGGCATCCAGCGCCCGCTGGAGGAGATCATGAAGCGGGCCGGGGCCACCATCACCCGCGGCATCGAGGTGCCCGCCATCTCCCGGGAGAAGAAGTGGCATTTTGAGCCCACCGTCAAGGCGGGCGACAAGGTGGAGGGCGGCGACGTCATCGGCACCGTGCGGGAGACCCCCGTGGTGGTGCACAAGATTATGGTGCCCCCCAAGATGCGCGGCACCATCGACACCATCCTCTCCGGCGACTTCACCGTGGAGGAGACCGTGGCCGTGCTGAGCGACGAAAACGGCGACAAGCGCCCCCTGACCATGATGCAGAAGTGGCCCGTCCGCGTGGGCCGGCCCTACAAGCACAAGTACCCCCCCACCGCCCCCCTGCTCTCCGGCCAGCGCATCGTGGACACCATGTTCCCCATCGCCAAGGGCGGCACCGCGGCCATCCCCGGCCCCTTCGGCTCGGGCAAGACCGTCATGCAGCACCAGCTGGCCAAGTGGTCGGACGTGGACATCGTGGTCTACATCGGCTGCGGCGAGCGCGGCAACGAGATGACCGACGTGCTGCGGGAGTTCCCCGAGCTGAAGGACCCCCGCACCGGCGAGTCCCTGATGAAGCGCACCGTGCTCATCGCCAACACCTCCGACATGCCCGTGGCCGCCCGTGAGGCCTCCATCTACACCGGCATCACCATCGCCGAGTATTTCCGCGACATGGGCTACGACGTGGCCGTCATCGCCGACTCCACCTCCCGCTGGGCCGAGGCCCTGCGCGAGATGTCCGGCCGTCTGGAGGAGATGCCCGGCGAGGAGGGCTACCCCGCCTACCTGTCCTCCCGCCTGGCCCAGTTCTACGAGCGCGCGGGCAGCGTGGAGTGCATCACCTCCCAGGGCGAGCGCCGGGGCTCCCTGACCGCCGTGGGCGCGGTCTCCCCCCCGGGCGGCGACCTGTCCGAGCCCGTCAGCCAGGGCACCATGCGCATCGTCAAGGTATTCTGGGCCCTGGACGCCTCCCTGGCCTACCGCCGCCACTTCCCCGCCATCAACTGGCTCAACTCCTACTCCCTGTATCTGGACTCCCTCAAGCCCTGGTTCGACGAGAAGCTGGGCAAGGAGTTCTTGGTGGACCGCGACAAGGCCATGAGCATCCTCCAGGAGGAGGAGAGCCTGAACGAGATCGTGCAGCTCGTCGGCAAGGACTCCCTGTCCCCCTCCGACCAGCTCACCCTGGAGACCGCCAAGATGATCCGCGAGGACTTTTTGCAGCAGAACTCCTTCGTGGACATCGACTGCTACTCCAGCTACGAGCGGCAGAAAAAGCTGTTGGGCATGATCCTGAGCTACGACAAGCTTTGCCGCGCCGCCATCGACAAGGGCGCGCCGGTGATGGAGCTGTTCGAGATCGCCGCCCGCGAGCGCATCGGCCGCGCCAAGAGCGTGCCCGACGAGACCTGCATGCAGGTGTACGACGAGATCGCCGCCGAGATGGCGCGGGAGATTGACGCCATTGCCGAGAGAGGGGGGCAGGACTGA
- the atpF_2 gene encoding V-type ATP synthase subunit F, producing MKQMSSYKIAVLGDKDSVLGFKALGLDVFPAENVEEAKTVLHTLARGSYAVVYLTEQYAAEMRAEIDRYKDELTPAIILIPGKDGSLGIGQAAVKSAVERAVGADIL from the coding sequence GTGAAGCAGATGAGTAGCTATAAAATCGCGGTCCTTGGCGACAAGGACAGCGTGCTGGGCTTTAAGGCCCTGGGGCTGGACGTGTTCCCCGCCGAGAACGTGGAGGAGGCGAAAACCGTCCTCCACACCCTCGCCCGCGGCAGCTACGCGGTGGTCTACCTCACCGAGCAGTACGCCGCCGAGATGAGGGCGGAGATCGACCGCTACAAGGATGAGCTGACCCCCGCCATCATCCTTATCCCCGGCAAGGACGGCTCCCTGGGCATCGGCCAGGCCGCGGTCAAGAGCGCCGTGGAGCGCGCCGTGGGCGCGGACATCCTATAG
- the atpB gene encoding V-type ATP synthase beta chain encodes MIREYKTIQEVNGPLMMVRKVQGVTYDELAEIELPDGSVRRCKVLEVNGDNAVVQLFEASAGINLKDSKIRFLGHPLELAVSGDMLGRVFNGMGHPIDGGPEILAEEHRDINGLAMNPAARDYPNEFIQTGISTIDGLNTLVRGQKLPIFSGSGLPHAALAAQIARQAKVLDGASNFAVVFAAIGITFEESDFFIQEFKRTGAIDRTVLFTNLANDPAVERIATPRMALTAAEYLAFEKGMHVLVILTDITNYAEALREVSAAKKEVPGRRGYPGYLYTDLATMYERAGRRLGSPGSITMIPILTMPEDDKTHPIPDLTGYITEGQIILSRELYRKGIIPPVDVLPSLSRLKDKGIGQGKTREDHAGTMNQLFAAYSTGKETKELMSILGEAALSPTDLLYAKFADEFEKRYVSQGTEENRSIEETLDLGWELLSILPTSELKRIKPELIEKYLPKKEG; translated from the coding sequence ATGATCCGTGAATACAAGACGATTCAGGAGGTCAACGGCCCCCTGATGATGGTGCGCAAGGTCCAGGGCGTCACCTACGACGAGCTGGCCGAAATCGAGCTGCCCGACGGCAGCGTGCGCCGCTGCAAGGTGCTGGAGGTCAACGGCGACAACGCCGTGGTCCAGCTCTTCGAGGCCAGCGCGGGCATCAACCTGAAGGACTCCAAGATCCGCTTTCTGGGCCACCCGCTGGAGCTGGCCGTGTCCGGCGACATGCTGGGGCGCGTCTTCAACGGCATGGGCCACCCCATCGACGGCGGCCCCGAGATTCTGGCCGAGGAGCACCGGGACATCAACGGCCTGGCCATGAACCCCGCCGCCCGCGACTACCCCAACGAGTTTATCCAGACCGGCATCTCCACCATCGACGGCCTGAACACCCTGGTGCGCGGCCAGAAGCTGCCCATCTTCTCCGGCTCCGGCCTGCCCCACGCCGCCCTGGCCGCCCAGATCGCCCGCCAGGCCAAGGTTCTGGACGGCGCGTCCAACTTCGCGGTGGTCTTTGCCGCCATCGGCATCACCTTCGAGGAGTCGGACTTCTTCATCCAGGAGTTCAAGCGCACCGGCGCCATCGACCGCACCGTGCTCTTCACCAACCTGGCCAACGACCCCGCCGTCGAGCGTATCGCCACCCCCCGTATGGCCCTCACCGCCGCGGAGTACCTGGCCTTCGAGAAGGGTATGCACGTGCTGGTCATCCTCACCGACATCACCAACTACGCCGAGGCGCTGCGCGAGGTTTCGGCGGCCAAGAAGGAGGTCCCGGGCCGCCGCGGCTACCCCGGCTACCTGTACACCGACCTGGCCACCATGTACGAGCGCGCCGGCCGCCGCCTGGGCAGCCCCGGCTCCATCACCATGATCCCCATCCTCACCATGCCCGAGGACGACAAGACCCACCCCATCCCCGACCTGACCGGGTATATCACCGAGGGGCAGATCATCCTCTCCCGCGAGCTGTACCGCAAGGGCATCATTCCCCCCGTGGACGTGCTGCCCTCCCTGTCCCGCCTGAAGGACAAGGGCATCGGCCAGGGCAAGACCCGGGAGGACCACGCGGGTACCATGAACCAGCTCTTCGCCGCGTACTCCACCGGCAAGGAGACCAAGGAGCTCATGAGCATCCTGGGCGAGGCCGCCCTCTCCCCCACCGATCTGCTGTACGCCAAGTTTGCCGACGAGTTTGAGAAGCGCTACGTGAGCCAGGGCACCGAGGAGAACCGCTCCATTGAGGAGACCCTCGACCTGGGCTGGGAGCTGCTGTCCATCCTCCCGACTTCCGAGCTCAAGCGCATCAAGCCGGAGCTGATTGAGAAGTACCTCCCGAAAAAGGAGGGGTAA
- the atpC_2 gene encoding ATP synthase subunit C: MATKIRDTDYLSISTRIRAMENRLLTRERMERMLEARTDEEAAKILAECGYGELGAVTHAALDELLSRARSELYRDLSTAVPNPDIVDVFRLKYDYHNAKVLLKAQAVGTDAERLLVEGGRWSAAELLESFRHDDWRQLPERMRRAIDEAKELLNAGGDPQLADFALDRAYFEEMRAAAKDSGSAFLRGYVALLIDATNLRSAVRAARMGKGAEFLAQVLIPGGSVSERTLASAKGADLGQVFRTGRLADAAALGASLTAPGSGGLTAFERMCDDAVMDYLAQARRVPFGEQPVVGYLCARESELTAIRTIMSGRMAGLSADTIRERLREAYV, translated from the coding sequence TTGGCAACAAAGATCAGAGATACGGACTATCTGAGCATCTCCACCCGCATCCGGGCCATGGAAAACCGGCTGCTGACGCGGGAGCGCATGGAGCGTATGCTGGAGGCCCGCACCGACGAGGAGGCGGCCAAGATCCTGGCCGAGTGCGGCTACGGCGAGCTGGGCGCGGTGACCCACGCCGCGCTGGACGAGCTGCTCTCCCGCGCCCGCAGCGAGCTGTACCGGGATCTGAGCACGGCGGTGCCCAACCCGGACATCGTGGACGTGTTCCGCCTGAAATACGACTACCACAACGCCAAGGTGCTGCTCAAGGCCCAGGCCGTGGGCACCGACGCCGAGCGGCTGCTGGTGGAGGGCGGGCGCTGGAGCGCCGCCGAACTGCTGGAATCCTTCCGGCATGACGACTGGAGGCAGCTGCCCGAGCGCATGCGCCGCGCCATCGACGAGGCGAAGGAGCTTTTAAACGCGGGGGGCGACCCCCAGCTGGCCGACTTCGCCCTGGACCGGGCCTATTTTGAGGAGATGCGCGCCGCCGCCAAGGACTCGGGCAGCGCCTTCCTCCGTGGGTACGTGGCCCTGCTGATCGACGCCACCAACCTGCGCTCCGCCGTCCGGGCCGCCCGGATGGGCAAGGGCGCGGAGTTTTTGGCCCAGGTGCTCATCCCCGGCGGCAGCGTGTCCGAGCGCACCCTGGCCTCGGCCAAGGGCGCCGATCTGGGGCAGGTGTTCCGCACGGGCCGCCTGGCCGACGCGGCCGCCCTGGGGGCCTCCCTCACCGCCCCCGGCAGCGGCGGCCTGACCGCCTTCGAGCGTATGTGCGACGACGCGGTGATGGACTATCTGGCCCAGGCCCGGCGCGTCCCCTTCGGGGAGCAGCCGGTGGTGGGCTACCTGTGCGCGCGGGAGAGCGAGCTGACCGCCATCCGCACCATCATGTCGGGCCGTATGGCGGGCCTGAGCGCCGATACCATCCGGGAAAGGCTGCGTGAGGCATATGTGTAG
- the atpD_3 gene encoding V-type ATP synthase subunit D: MPAINVNPTRMELTRLKGRLKTAVRGHKLLKDKRDELMKQFLDVVRENRALRQKVEDALMQAHGSFTVASAVMSSEMLEQSLLYPKQAVELDMGFQNIMSVNVPVYHFKTKSDDAGEIYPYGFATTSGELDDAVDALANIFQDMLRLAQIEKTSQLLAEEIEKTRRRVNALEYVKIPQMQEAIKYISMKLDENERASTIRLMKVKDMLLKQAIEEKREMDAKAVEAFGGHLDDPGIV, encoded by the coding sequence ATGCCGGCCATCAACGTAAACCCCACCCGTATGGAGCTCACCCGCCTGAAGGGGCGGCTCAAGACCGCCGTGCGCGGCCACAAGCTCCTGAAGGATAAGCGCGACGAGCTGATGAAGCAGTTCCTGGACGTGGTGCGGGAAAACCGCGCCCTGCGCCAGAAGGTGGAGGACGCCCTCATGCAGGCCCACGGGTCCTTTACCGTGGCCTCCGCGGTCATGTCGTCCGAGATGCTGGAGCAGTCCCTGCTCTACCCCAAGCAGGCGGTGGAGCTGGACATGGGCTTCCAGAACATCATGTCGGTCAACGTGCCAGTATACCACTTCAAGACCAAGAGCGACGACGCGGGGGAAATCTACCCCTACGGCTTCGCCACCACCTCCGGCGAGCTGGACGACGCGGTGGACGCCCTGGCCAACATCTTTCAGGATATGCTGCGCCTGGCCCAGATTGAAAAGACCTCCCAGCTGCTGGCCGAGGAGATCGAGAAGACCCGGCGGCGCGTCAACGCCCTGGAGTACGTCAAGATCCCCCAGATGCAGGAGGCCATCAAGTATATCTCCATGAAGCTGGACGAGAACGAGCGCGCCTCCACCATCCGCCTGATGAAGGTGAAGGATATGCTCCTCAAGCAGGCCATCGAGGAGAAGCGTGAGATGGACGCCAAGGCGGTCGAGGCCTTCGGCGGGCATCTGGACGACCCCGGAATAGTATAA
- a CDS encoding ATP synthase subunit E gives MNGIDKITGKIAQDVQEEIDALLDGARRDAAEIAARYDAMAQKESEDILARGRRSAEERVERLASVAQLEARKLILGAKQEALSAAFDKALDDLLNLPEAQYVALLANLCARAARTGREEVIFSQKDRTRYGKQVVTQANEILARQVAPKLPGELAGSKAGALLDKVVTGASALLAGTGMLTLAEESRPIKGGLILSDGDVEVNCTFETLVRLQRDEMASEVAKVLFD, from the coding sequence ATGAACGGAATCGATAAAATTACCGGCAAGATCGCCCAGGACGTCCAGGAGGAGATCGACGCGCTGCTCGACGGCGCCCGCCGGGACGCGGCCGAGATCGCCGCGCGCTACGACGCCATGGCCCAGAAGGAGAGCGAGGACATCCTCGCCCGGGGCCGCAGGAGCGCGGAGGAGCGGGTGGAGCGGCTGGCCAGCGTGGCCCAGCTGGAGGCCCGCAAGCTGATCCTGGGCGCCAAGCAGGAGGCGCTGAGCGCCGCCTTCGACAAGGCGCTGGACGACCTGCTGAACCTGCCCGAGGCGCAGTACGTGGCCCTGCTGGCAAACCTGTGTGCCAGGGCGGCGCGCACCGGCCGCGAGGAGGTCATCTTCTCCCAGAAGGACCGCACTCGCTACGGCAAGCAGGTGGTCACCCAGGCCAACGAGATCCTGGCCCGGCAGGTGGCCCCCAAGCTGCCCGGCGAGCTGGCCGGCTCCAAGGCGGGCGCCCTGCTGGACAAGGTGGTCACCGGGGCCTCCGCCCTGCTGGCCGGCACCGGCATGCTCACCCTGGCCGAGGAGTCCCGCCCCATCAAGGGCGGGCTTATCCTGAGCGACGGGGACGTGGAGGTCAACTGCACCTTTGAGACCCTGGTGCGCCTGCAGCGGGACGAGATGGCCTCGGAAGTGGCCAAGGTGCTCTTCGACTGA